The DNA region CTGCTCTCGCGGTTCGAAACCACCGACGCACCGTCACACGAGGCCGAAGAGACGGACTGCCTCTGTGACCCGTCGTTCGTCGAACCGAGCGGCACGGGCGTCGGTCGCCTCGTCGAACTCGTCGTCGACGCCGACGACTGCTCCGGCGGCGGCGATCTGGTCGCCGACTCAGCCTGTCGAGCGACCGTCGTCGACGCGCTCAGCGGGTGCGACGCAGACGTCGTCCGAACCCGCTCTCGCGGCTACGAACGAGCGTACGACGGCGACGCAGTGGCGCTGTTGCTGGCCGCCGGACGGTTCGTCGAGCGGGCGGCGTTCCACGATACGGCCGTCGCAGACCGGGCGCGGCGGGACCCTCTCGGCGCGGCGCGAGAGGCGACGGGACGCGCCGGACCCGTCGCCCGAATCGCCGCCGAGACCGGCCTCGCGGAGGGCGCGGCCCGCGTGTCGACGTACGAGGACGCGCTCCGACCGTTCGTCGGGCCGACGCTCGTTCGCTCGCGGGTAGCGCTGCGACCGCCCCCGGACGCGACGCTCGCGGACCGCTGGTCGCTCGACACCGGCGCGACGGTCCGGCGGTACGAACGCGACGGCGGTCGGGATTGGTATCAGCTCGACCCAGCGTTCACCGAACTCGACCGGGCGGCCACTGCGACGCTCCGGGAGGCGCGAAGCGCGCTGGCCGACGGCGTCGGCGGCGCGGGCGAGCGCGCACCGGGGCGGGCGGTCCGCGCCGTCGCCGACGGTAACGGCGACGACGGCGACAGCGGTGGCGGGACGCCGGTCGAGCAACTCGCGGCGCTCCTGACGAAGCACACGCGCGGCCACGGCGTCCTCGACGACTTGTTTTCGGACGCTCGGGTCTCGGACGTGTTCGTGACCGCACCGGTCGAGTCGAACCCAGTTCGCGTCGTCGTCGACGGCGACCGTCTCGACACCAACGTTCGACTGACGCCGTCGGGGGCGGCGGCGCTGGCGTCGCGTTTTCGACGCGCGAGCGGTCGGCCGTTCTCGAAGGCGGACCCGACGCTCGACGCGGTGGTCGACGCCGAGAGCGGGCGAATCCGCGTCGCGGCCGTCTCGGACCCGGCGAGCGACGGCCTCGCGTTCGCGTTCCGCCGCCACGACGACGCCCCGCTGACGCTCCCGGCGCTGGTCGAAAACGACACGCTCTCCCCCGACGCCGCCGCGCTGCTCTCGTTGGCGGTCGAACGCGGCACCGCCGGACTCGTCGCCGGAACCCGAGGGGCCGGGAAGACGACGCTGCTGGGCGCGTTGCTGTGGGAACTGCCGGTCGAGACGCGGACCGTCGTCGTCGAGGACACGCCCGAACTGCCGGTCGAGGCGCTCCAACGCAACGACCGCGAGGTTCAGACGCTCCACGTCGGTCTCGGTGAGAACGCGACGCTCACGCCGGTCGAGGGCGTCAGAACCGCACTCAGACTCGGCGAGGGGGCGCTCGTCGTCGGCGAGGTGCGCGGCGAGGAGGCCGCCGCACTATACGAGGCGATGCGCGTCGGCGCGAACGGCAGCGCCGTCCTCGGGACCGTTCACGGCGACGGCGGCGCGGCCGTCCGCGAACGGGTCGTCTCTGACCTCGGCGTTCCGGAGTCGTCGTTCGCCGCGACCGACCTCGTGGTGACGCTCTCGCCGAGCGGCGGGCGGCACGTTGCCCGAATCGAGGAGGTTCGCGTGAGTGATGGACGTCTCCGCTTCGAGACGCTGTTCGAGTACGCCGACGGCGCGCTGAGACCGACCGGTCTCGTCGACAGGGGGAACAGCGCGCTCGTCGCCTCCCTCGCAGGGTCGGGCGAGCGATACGCCGACGTTCGGGACGCGCTCGGGAAGCGACGTCAGTTGCTCGAAACGCTCGCTGGGAACGGTCGAACGCGTCCGACCGACGTCGCGACGGCGTACGTGGGTCGATGAGCGCCGGTTCGTCGGTGGGTGTCGAAGACGGAGCGTCCGCGACGACCGCTACCGTCCTTCGAGCGCTTTCCCGTCTCGTCCCCCTCGAAATCGACGCCAGCGACTCGCTCGCCGACGCCCTCTCGTATCTCGACTCGCCGGTCTCGGCCGAGACGGTCGTCCGCGGCGGTTACGGGGTCGCCGTCGTCGTCTCGCTGTGTACGCTTCCGGTCGGCATACTCGCCCTCCCTGCCATCGCCGCCGTCCCGTTCGCGCTGGGGGTGGGACTCGCCGCAGCCCACGTCTCCCACCGAGTGCCGGTGCTACTCGCTCGGACGCGACGGGCCGGGGCGCTGGGTGACGCCGCCGGTGTGGTCAACCGGGCCGTCCTCCGCCTTCGACTCGAACCGACACCCGAGCGCGCGGCCGCCTTCGCCGCGCGGACGGGACAGGGACTGTTGGCGTCGAGCCTCGCGGAGCACGTCCGCCGTGCCCGCGGGACACCACACTCCGGGATGGCGGCGTTCGGCGACGAGTGGACGGACCGACTGCCGGCGCTCGGACGGGCGACGACGCTGCTTCTCGCCAGCGCGGCGGCGACGCCCGGCGACCGCGAACGCGGGCTGGAGCGCGCGCTCGACGCGGTGCTCGACGGCACGCGCGACCGACTGGCACGCTTTGCCGACAACGTGCGCGCGCCGCTGTCGGGGGTGTACGCCTTCGGCGTCCTGCTGCCGCTGGCGCTGGTTGGGGTCCTCCCGGCGGCCGCGAGCGCGGGCGTCCCGGTCGGGACGCTCCCGCTGGTAGTCGTCTACGACGTGCTCCTCCTGCTCGTACTGCTCTCGGCGGGCGTGTGGCTCGTCAGCCGTCGACCAGTCGCGTTCCCGCCGCCGCGCGTCGGCCTCGAACATCCCGACGTGTCGGGGTCGCGCCGTCGCCGATATCTCGCCGTTGCGGCCGCGGCGCTCGCCGTCGCGGCCGCAGGCGCGGCCGTCGTCGACCCGTGGACCGCGCCGCTCGTCGGCGTCGGCGTCGCGGTCGGTGGGGCGCTCGTCGTCCGATACCGACCGGTTCGACGGGTTCACGCCGACGTGCGGCGGGTCGAAGCCGGACTCGACGACGCGCTGTATCTGGTCGGCCGCCACGTCGTCGAAGGCGTCGCCGTCGAACGCGCGCTGGACCGCGTCGCCGACGAACTCGACGGCGCGACCGGTGAGATGTTGGCCGACGCCGTGACGACACAGCGGGCGCTCCGCGTCGACGTTCGCGACGCGTTTCTCGGCGACGACGGGGCGCTCTCGGCGGTTCCGAGTCCGCGGGCGCGAAGCGCGGCCGAACTGCTGGCGCTCGCGGCGACGGAAGGCGCACCCGCGGGCGCGGCGCTCGTCGCGACGGCCGAGCAACTGAGTCGCCTCCGACGGCTCGAACGCGAGGCGCGGCGAGAGCTGGCGGAGCTGACCGAGACGCTTCAGAACACCGGCGCGCTGTTCGGGCCGCTCGTCGGCGGCGCGACGGTCGCGCTCGTCGAGCGGTTGGACGGCGCATCGGCGTCCGCGACGCCGGAAGCGGCGGCGTTCGGGACGGATGCAGCGGACGCTACGGGCGCGGCAGCCGGAACCGCGTCCGCCGCGGGGTCGGCGCTCGGTGGCGCGCCGGGGACGGCGACGTTCGGCCTCGTCGTCGGCGTCTACGTCCTCCTCTCGGCGGTCCTTCTGACCGCGCTGGCGACGGCCCTCGAACACGGACTCGACCGTGTGCTGCTCGGCTACCGAATCGGTCTCGCCCTGCTCGCGGCGACGACGACGTATCTCACGGCGTTCGTCGCCGCCGGGTTGCTCGTGTGAGGGTTTAAAACGGAGGAGGAGGCCAACCCGCCTCATGTTCGACGCACCCGTAGAGACGTGGTACACGTGGCTGGGACTCGCCGTCGCGAGCGTCGCGATGCTCGGCGCCGCGACGACGTTTCCGGCGACGGCCACACCGGACGCGGCGGGCGTCGCCGACACCGTCGACGGCGTCGCCGCCAGCGAGTATCCGGCCACGGCAGAACACCCGCTCGCGGCCGAGGCGATTCGAGTCGGCCCGCATCGGCTGAGCCTCCGAAACGACGCCGGGACGACCCACGCCTCGTTCGTTTTCGGACCGGTGACGCCCGTTGCACCGGGGTCGCGGCTCGAAACCGTCCTCCACGGCGTCCCGCCGGGGGAGGCGTTCGACAGTCGACGGGCGTTCACGCAGGCGCTCATCGAGGCCCGAACCGAGGAGTCGACGTGGCAGACGGTCGATCGGACGCTCGTCGTTCGGCGCGCCGAATGGGGGGAGAGCGATGCCACGCTCGTCGGCGCGTAGGCCACGTCGGTCTCGTGGGGCGGATGAGGCGGGTGAGGCGGGTGAGGTGGGTGAGGCGCGTCGGTCGGGTGGAGCGAGTTGGGTGCGCCGGGCACGCCTCGCGGGCCGGGAGAGTCGGGCCCAGACGGAGCCGACGACGGCACTCGTCGCCGTCTTCGCGGTGGTCGTCGCGCTCTCGCTCTACGCCGTCACCTTCGAAGAGGCTGTGCCCACCGGAGAGCGAGCGATCTCCGAGACGACGCTCGAACGCGCGTCGGCCGAGATAACCGACGGCGGGGTCGCCGACCCGACGGCGCTCGGACGTGCCCGTGACGCCGCCCCGGCGGGTTATCGGCTCAACCTCTCGCTCGCTGTCGGGGAGCGGCGGTGGACCGTCGGGTCGGTCGACCCGGCGAACGTCGACGGTGAGGGGGCTGCGGACAGGGCGAGTCGACGACTGAGTGTCCGCCTCGCACCGGGTGTCGTCCGGCCCGGCCACCTGCGGGTGGCGGTGTGGCGATGACGAGCAGCGTCCTCGACGCCGCGCTCTGCTTGCTCCTCGTCAGCGCCGCCGCCGTGACGCTGGCTGACGTGCCGACGGGAGCCGACGAACCCGCCGCCGACGCCTCACGGACGGCGGAGATGCTCTCGACGACCACCGCCGAGGTCGACTACACGCTCGCGAGCGGGGCGCGCCGCGCCGACGACGCCGAGCGGTTCCCCGTGACCGACGGGCCGGCGTTCGACCGCCGCGCCCACGGGTCGCTCGCGGAACTGCTGGCCGAGTCGACGACGGCGACCCCGAGAGTCGACGGAGAACGCGTGACGCACACCGGTGACGACTTCCGACGACAGGTTCGCGCGGCAGTCGCCCGCGCGTTGCCGCCGCGGACGCACGTCGTCGCGCGGTGGCGGCCGCACGTCGGGTCGAGCGTCGGGGCGTCGACCAGCGTCGGTGAGGAACCGCCGGCGTCGGCCGACGTTCACACCGCAGTCCTCTCGGTGCCGACTGCCAGCGACTCGGACGCCGACGCGGCCGCGCGGAGCGCGATGGACGACGGGTTCGCGGGTGTCGCGACGATTGTCAGCGACCGACTCGTGAACGCGTGGTTCCCGCCGAAGCGAACCCGCCTGGCGCTCGGCGGCGACTACCCGACGTCGGCGCTCGTCGGCCACCGATACGACAGGGCGGCGGCGCTCTCCGGGGCGACGTTGCCGTCTGCGCCGAACCGTTCGACGGTGTCGACGGCGAACGCGCGACTCCTCGCAGCGCTCGAACCGCGGGTCGAATCTGACCTGAGACGCGTATTCGACTCGCCGGCCGAGGCGGCGGTGGCGCTCTCGGGTGGAGAGGTCCGCATCACGGTTCGGCGGTGGTCGGCGTGAGTCGCTCCGACTTTCTCGACGGCAAGCGCGGGCGCGTCCCGTTCGCGCTCGTCGGTGTCCTGCTTCTCGTGACGAGTTCGGCCTTCGCCGCGACGCTGGACGGTCCCGCCCCCGTCCGCGACGACGACGTGGGGACGACGATGGAGCGCGTCGAGGCCGAGTCGGTCACCGCGCTCCGCGTCGCCGCCGACGAGGCCGCTGTCGACGCCGCGGCGAATCCGGTCACTACGCGGGCCGAGACATCCGCCGGAAGGGCGCTCAACGAGTCGGCGCCGTTCGTCGACTCGCTCCGGATTCGCGTCTACCTCGCGGCGCGGGAGCGGTTCGAGCGGACGACGGACCGTCGCAACGGCGTCGCGACGACGGTGTCGGTGCCACCGGTACGGAACGTTTCGGACCTCCGGCAAGCGAAGCGATCCGTCACCGTCGAGCGCGTCGACGAGGGGACGGCGATGCGCGTCACGCTCGAAAACGTCACGCGGACGGCGACCCGCGGCGGTCGGGTCGTCGCGACGCGGACGGACTCGCTGACCGTGACCGTGGCGAACCCGGTGCTTCTCGCACACGACCGAACCGAGTCGTTCGAGGCGCGCCTCGAACGACCGGCGCTCACAGGTCCGGGACTGGACCGACAACTGACCGCGCGACTGTACGCCGTCGCCTGGGCCCGCGGCTACGCGCAGAACCGCGGTGCGCCCATCGAGAACGTCGTCTCGAACCGCCACGTCGGACTGTCGACGAACACCGGCGTCGTCGCGGTGCAGCGGGCGGCGTTCGGTCGGAGCGACCCGGCGGCTCGTCGCGGCGTCGAACGGGCGACGGCACGGGTCGGCGCGGCCGACCTGCTGGAGTCGACGCCGCCGGACGAGGAGGCAGTCGCGGCAGAGGTTCTCGCTCCGCCGAACGACCCGACCCCTCCCGAGACGGAGGTCCCCGCGCCGTCGACTCCGTCGAGAGAAGAACGGTCACTCACCGTCGGTGTCAACCGAACCGCCGATGTCGCGTTCGTCTCGCTGCTCGACGGCGAGCCAGCGGCTGTCGAAGGGAGCAAGCGGTCGCACCGGCCCCAGTCGCTGGCGGAGACGCTCGACGCGGCGTACCGCGTCGACGCTCACCTCTCGACGCGCGTCGAGCAGACGAGAGAGGGAACGCCGGAACGACCCTCGTCGCCCGGTCGCAACTGGAGTTCCGTCGCCGACGAAACGGAGACCCACGTCTCGGTGTCGTCGGGCGACGCGACAGAAGCCGAGAGGAACGGCGTGCGTGTCGAGACGGCGACGCGCCGCGTCGTCGAACGCCACGTCCGAACGACGACGTGGCGACGGGGCAACGAGACGAAAACGACCCGAGCGACGTGGACTGACCGGTACCGCGTCGGTATCTCGATGGACGTCGAACGGCGCTCACTCGACGGCGTTCCGTCTCGGCCGGTCGACCCGAAATTCGAACGCGGCGGCGCGCTCGACGGTCCGAACCTCGGTGACGTTCCCGAGCGCGCGTGGACGGCGATGGTCGACCGGCGCGGCGGTGTCGATGCCGTCGCTCGGCGAGCCGTCGGGGATGCCGCGCCGAGAACCGAAGCGGACACGAGGACGAAAACGAGAACGACGACGTTCACCGGCGAACGACCGGACAGCCTCGGGTCGTGGGCGTACGACGACCTCTCGGCGTTCAGAGCGGACGTTCGGGACGTCGACGTCGAGGTCGATGCGACGCGCGTCGCGACCGGCGAGGCGAACCCGCCATCGGAACTGGCCGTCGAACTCCGTTCGCACCGGTCCGAACTACTCGACGCCCCCGAGACGTACGACGGGGCGGCCGACCGGGCGCGCGTCGCGGCGCGGGCGGCGTACCTCGACCGCGTCCTCGCTCACCTCGACGTCCGGGCCGACCGGACCGCGGAGCGAAACGACCGGGTGGGCGAGACGCTGTCCGACCACGGGTCGACGGCGTCGTCGCCGTCCGAACTCGGCCGCCTCGTCGAAACCGCCGAGGGGACGGTCCGACCGGAGTCGCGGACGTTCGGCGACGACGCGCCGGCGAGCGACGTAGCACTCCGTCCCGATGGCTCGCCCGCCTACCTCACGCTCGGCACCGTCGAGCGGGCGCACGCGCCACCGATTCCGGCCAACGCGAGCTATCGACCGCTGGCCGCCCGGAACACGAACCTCGTGACGGCCCCGTACGACGACGTGGCAGACACCGTCGTCGGCCGCGCGCTCGAGGGGTCGGAGCAGGTGAATCTCCGGACCGGCGGACAGGTGCTCGTCGTGGCGAACCGGACCGCCGCCGCGACCGGGAACGAGACGCTGGACGAGCGGCGACAGCGGCTCGGGACCGAGGTCGGAGACGGCGTCGACGTGACGAAGGAAGCGGCGCGGACGACGCTCGAACGGTAGACCGAGTTGTCGGCGACGCAACGCCGCACCGCCGTCGACCGCGGGTTCGCCAACTGGGAGGGCCACGGGCGGCGAGCGCTCGCCGCCGGCAACGGTTCGGCGGCGACGGCCGTCGCCGAGCAGGTCGGCGAGCGGCGCGGTTGGCACGACAGGCGGACCGACCGTCTCGCGGTCCGACTCCGGACGTCGATGCTCGACGCGGCCCGAAGCGACGCCGCCCAGGTCGACCGACGACCGACCGAGCGCACGTCCGAGACGACGCAGTATCTCGCCCGCTACGCCAAGAAGAAACTCGCCGAGGGGCTGGAGAGCGGCACCGAGCGAGCGACGGACCGCGCACGAGAGAAAGTACGCGACCGTCTCGAAG from Haloprofundus halobius includes:
- a CDS encoding type II/IV secretion system ATPase subunit, with product MRLLSRFETTDAPSHEAEETDCLCDPSFVEPSGTGVGRLVELVVDADDCSGGGDLVADSACRATVVDALSGCDADVVRTRSRGYERAYDGDAVALLLAAGRFVERAAFHDTAVADRARRDPLGAAREATGRAGPVARIAAETGLAEGAARVSTYEDALRPFVGPTLVRSRVALRPPPDATLADRWSLDTGATVRRYERDGGRDWYQLDPAFTELDRAATATLREARSALADGVGGAGERAPGRAVRAVADGNGDDGDSGGGTPVEQLAALLTKHTRGHGVLDDLFSDARVSDVFVTAPVESNPVRVVVDGDRLDTNVRLTPSGAAALASRFRRASGRPFSKADPTLDAVVDAESGRIRVAAVSDPASDGLAFAFRRHDDAPLTLPALVENDTLSPDAAALLSLAVERGTAGLVAGTRGAGKTTLLGALLWELPVETRTVVVEDTPELPVEALQRNDREVQTLHVGLGENATLTPVEGVRTALRLGEGALVVGEVRGEEAAALYEAMRVGANGSAVLGTVHGDGGAAVRERVVSDLGVPESSFAATDLVVTLSPSGGRHVARIEEVRVSDGRLRFETLFEYADGALRPTGLVDRGNSALVASLAGSGERYADVRDALGKRRQLLETLAGNGRTRPTDVATAYVGR
- a CDS encoding type II secretion system protein, with protein sequence MSAGSSVGVEDGASATTATVLRALSRLVPLEIDASDSLADALSYLDSPVSAETVVRGGYGVAVVVSLCTLPVGILALPAIAAVPFALGVGLAAAHVSHRVPVLLARTRRAGALGDAAGVVNRAVLRLRLEPTPERAAAFAARTGQGLLASSLAEHVRRARGTPHSGMAAFGDEWTDRLPALGRATTLLLASAAATPGDRERGLERALDAVLDGTRDRLARFADNVRAPLSGVYAFGVLLPLALVGVLPAAASAGVPVGTLPLVVVYDVLLLLVLLSAGVWLVSRRPVAFPPPRVGLEHPDVSGSRRRRYLAVAAAALAVAAAGAAVVDPWTAPLVGVGVAVGGALVVRYRPVRRVHADVRRVEAGLDDALYLVGRHVVEGVAVERALDRVADELDGATGEMLADAVTTQRALRVDVRDAFLGDDGALSAVPSPRARSAAELLALAATEGAPAGAALVATAEQLSRLRRLEREARRELAELTETLQNTGALFGPLVGGATVALVERLDGASASATPEAAAFGTDAADATGAAAGTASAAGSALGGAPGTATFGLVVGVYVLLSAVLLTALATALEHGLDRVLLGYRIGLALLAATTTYLTAFVAAGLLV
- a CDS encoding DUF7283 family protein produces the protein MFDAPVETWYTWLGLAVASVAMLGAATTFPATATPDAAGVADTVDGVAASEYPATAEHPLAAEAIRVGPHRLSLRNDAGTTHASFVFGPVTPVAPGSRLETVLHGVPPGEAFDSRRAFTQALIEARTEESTWQTVDRTLVVRRAEWGESDATLVGA
- a CDS encoding DUF7285 family protein; amino-acid sequence: MRRARLAGRESRAQTEPTTALVAVFAVVVALSLYAVTFEEAVPTGERAISETTLERASAEITDGGVADPTALGRARDAAPAGYRLNLSLAVGERRWTVGSVDPANVDGEGAADRASRRLSVRLAPGVVRPGHLRVAVWR
- a CDS encoding DUF7284 family protein, with translation MTSSVLDAALCLLLVSAAAVTLADVPTGADEPAADASRTAEMLSTTTAEVDYTLASGARRADDAERFPVTDGPAFDRRAHGSLAELLAESTTATPRVDGERVTHTGDDFRRQVRAAVARALPPRTHVVARWRPHVGSSVGASTSVGEEPPASADVHTAVLSVPTASDSDADAAARSAMDDGFAGVATIVSDRLVNAWFPPKRTRLALGGDYPTSALVGHRYDRAAALSGATLPSAPNRSTVSTANARLLAALEPRVESDLRRVFDSPAEAAVALSGGEVRITVRRWSA